A genomic segment from Andrena cerasifolii isolate SP2316 chromosome 7, iyAndCera1_principal, whole genome shotgun sequence encodes:
- the Cubn gene encoding cubilin: MAARSQWLLLIYLGFCVAWMDERPVLESRDGNLFISAARDRNITLKILGDGYVNVNEINLLHVASAAQNATRLIERWKTGYLAEVESNLQRLTQVVEGPEGLEKRMAMLRGIGDDSTSQPGMAVQNQSSTAVNTKLRLFAQRIRRLEDKVRSMEKKLKENECSSNPCQNGGTCQDLYEGYQCHCPSNWEGPNCMADVNECVRLLGTDLGCQNGATCINLPGSYRCDCAPGWHGLHCMTKSLACSAQNSDELCGHGICINKASSPLGYTCLCNQGWEADGSNPACVKDVNECRGSQRPCSVNPWVDCRNAPGTFFCDSCPAGYVGNGHYCKDIDECLMDNGGCSTSPKVSCINTMGSRTCGSCPTGYSGDGVTCSYVGSCAINNGGCHTMATCIENAALTSAYTLCRCPAGFTGNGIGPNGCQRITDVSVSSPCTRNPCVQGTCVPGTTTQGYTCECFPGYTGPTCNVPIDPCYPNPCRNNGFCVVSNGAATCDCRPTFTGSRCETPRQVCGGVSRNAVGHLEFPIGGNVYQHGLSCAWLLITNSSLVLHVNFTRFNLEQSTDCKYDFLQIHDGRNAGSQMLGRFCGNTLPQNGSIVSSHNALYLWFHSDSSISHDGFAFQWESVEPICGGTLTDDYGTISSPGSPGRYPPNRDCYWTITVRRTKRIQFHFGQLMIEEHPTCESDYLEITGEDHERLGLYCNHTRPAPLIVPGSGAVLHFHSDSAGQDAGFNIHYSVIEGTPGCSGVFTASSGTIRPPMQSTSYRPNMECEWRIQMPIGERIQISWSQFELEEASNCRRDFVAIYDGGTMDSPLLGRYCGSTIPPTIKSNTNVLLVIFKTDFTVQLDGFTLRYNILCGGTFTEDSAIFHSPMYPNLYQNYRTCIYEIAQPVGKRIVLNMMDMDIEGLDISNCFFDHLEIFDGDSENATKLATLCGDVSFMPIEPFYSTYNYMFLKFTSDMSFQGRGFKANYTTMQNKCGGLYKTPTGTIQSPSVDGTYDNDLNCLWTIQAQPGYVVQLAFMTFDLEHSTNCRHDQLKVYENYTSSSSDLLGSFCGTKLPPILMTEGRTMSIAFHTDSSIVRAGFIASYLFIDASKVCGGHFVKLNGVIRSPGYPARYPGRRECVWVIEAPNRQRVVLNVKHFEMESHHSCTFDYLEIRNGGYEISPLIGKFCGTEIPTEIISETNMLYVKFVSDHTRSYTGFDIDWDSTTSGCGGILNGVNGDIMSPNYPQPYMHQSDCYWKITVAEGSLIRLLIVDLDLEQHSTCRFDYIEISEGIHRRNRNRYCSSPYPKVIEAKANMVTVQFRSDFTNSGRGFHLKYETLCQNTLHGFYGVLESPNFPNKYEHNLNCSWKIEAPLGNKINLTFSHFDMEGTNSQNRCVYDYLEVKEGEDDASNTELARLCSSDTLPPKIHSSQHQVFVKFVTDTMVASTGFRLEWLVDGCGGHLTRPFDSFTSPGYPSAYPTDIECEWLIEIDYTHSIELTIHDINTEKQKGCYFDKLQIFNGEDEDALKLVDICYSERPVVYTSFGNKMFLKFHSDLSYAARGFNISYRSVPITCGGLFTSDSGIIHSPNYPQNYPHKQACEWLLQVDKNFVVNITFLDFDVENTENCTDDRVLIYDGPTTDSPLIATRCGNVLPPSYLSTGNQMLIVMRTDGILSAKGFKARYYKSCGARIIVKDQGYVTPVTSYTSDSMDDDVNCTWILIAEDPADHITATFTHMEVNVDEYNSFDEDDCSWSYLEVHEGQSLDGPSLGKWCDNVVPLPVTSTGNALTVHLYAQWDFQGHFAITYSVLNSACGGTYTSYQGKIASPGYPNSYPLNAECVWILNNSPGNKLRLTFSEFDIQQSDNCDLDYLEIREDSGIGKLISVSCGTSVEPVRSSSKLWIKFKSDGHGVAKGFVGQYTFEGGNELTGPTGRITSPLYPLPYRRRDTTSWRITVDFRWLIRIDITDMFVENSSPVCFSSLSIYDGYNNEGPRLLEACNLDNPEPVTTTGNVAYIEFANEILRQGSWFDLTWLQVPRDVGGIDVDEKLSDCVEEVSLTSGRQYTHDFTSPGWPHGYGDNLKCTWVFTSTPGTHLVLRILVMDLEETTGCFADSLTVYDGNALQSTNNAKLLEKLCLANSTSTWVKASNVMTVKFETDSYLNKTGFSAYVFRDCGGKLGGPNGVIEINNSTTIRAVPSWQYSCEWTIEVKPGRTIEVTFLQLSIQQGPLGTCTKNYLMLKNGGDVESPLLGNGKYCGQELPAPLKTTGNRLYVKLSGVKPSIDIKLEYREVSMKCGGDYVLTGKELEISSPNYPNIPPPFTECTWKIMAASKERISIHFVERFDLSSSVNCEREYVEVRDGGTSSSKLLGRFCRDVAPSSMASTGSMMYVNFYTDLSEPQNGFKAKLTVGEVCGGILRGYSGVISSPNYPFFYPKNQTCVWWIIAPTDHTLKIEFRDIHLPGFRVCRNTDHVQISEKTPENDTRIDIGVYCGLMKPEIIETLSNEAVVTFKSDNFDYTTYRGFSLNYTSSIEVCGGELTALYGTIKSNGYPNIATRARYCDWRIKLPRGFQVVVDILDLDIASYAEPTRLSYSLSFYNDFRFKSRIKLIRHNDTIQQVRSSSNTMMIGYSSAPGFHGFKLRYSAVAPAPCGGIIREVRGNLSAPTARPFNESSYFCSWSMEAPESMTNNENSTGVTLSIRVIGNVGGTAKYSFSRFCYSYQYISLTDTTPLCGNFTEPTYLRSSKPVNELTVVNGTYGKLMNFKIEYQWQPCGGILEGLSHVISAPKNISYPMNCIWRINYPDTEEITLYFTKMNMSSCDRNYITIKRGSLMQLQLHKFCESSKPSNITTFSNVLWVEYFAEDPNDFEFVIEPANHGCGGALRGNSREISSPQFPGMYPNNSECSWEITADNGFHVGLIFVDRFNLETSAECKNDYVQVFDWMNETEGYRWQSLGKVCGRITPKPFNSTSNRMKVIFRSNEAIQAEGFKALWNENCGGIFEATKNQKVIQSPSYPNLYRANLFCNYTIIAPEQDIIVEFMTFQLERSRRDCSFDNLTIVAGNIYGTEENTYCGENKPPMLKSLSKVEIIFKTDKYIQRSGFVFKYHLTNCGGTITSPGEIQPPMSEDKYFGGMTCTWILRAPSDKTVVIRFDYFVLEYSSSCMFDNVEVYDGGSIQDENRLAMLCGNLTEHLPVFKSRNNSMVLHFHADDSRHYDGFKAKVLFVKSVEAGCGGDIKLSSAMPQPFRTQIGSTYDSLEDCHWTVLGSPGKNIKFTINSMDIRNATNKTGSDDKCTGDYLEVRDGAGPFTELLGRYCGMQTPPSIMSSTNTLWIRFFSDGTVEGAGVSGTLETVDGLCGIAPGITNNTKHVLTSPNYPNPFGPGTRCRWLLQSNASHIGRLRIQFVDFDLAESERCNKDYLQITDTQNRKYIDQGFGQSFVWGGSDQNMQYMDSSALMTTYTYCGHELPHDFYSYSTEIELTFQGNSAGKKGFKLEYTSASCDRNYTAEQGQIVHESIENCWVTITAPKNHTISLYFNRFMLYDPSECTKSSLQVYEGDFNTKLLATLCGTATPNPIFSTGNKLSLRSWSEWHSVFDYYDITYTTTDEGRGCGGRLYNYGGSFSSPLYPNEYRNDTVCSWDISVPNGLVISLEFTVFDIGASNHCESNTVKIFEVTSTGDQIISNTYCRGDEPAPFQSTNRRIIVTYTSSMNNVGTGWLATFKAQTP, encoded by the exons GTCTCCTGTATCAACACCATG GGTTCGAGAACCTGCGGGTCCTGTCCCACGGGGTACAGCGGTGACGGCGTTACCTGCAGCTATGTTGGCAGTTGCGCGATCAACAACGGCGGTTGCCACACGATGGCGACCTGCATCGAGAATGCGGCACTTACGAGCGCCTACACGCTGTGCCGTTGCCCAGCTGGCTTCACGGGCAATGGAATTGGTCCAAATGGTTGTCAGCGGATCACCGATGTGTCCGTTAGCTCTCCTTGCACCCGCAATCCCTGTGTCCAGGGTACCTGTGTCCCCGGAACAACCACGCAGGGCTACACTTGCGAATGCTTTCCAGGATACACAG GGCCTACGTGCAACGTTCCGATCGATCCGTGCTATCCGAATCCGTGCAGGAACAACGGTTTCTGTGTGGTCTCAAACGGAGCCGCGACTTGCGATTGCCGGCCGACGTTCACCGGTAGCAGATGTGAGACACCCCGACAAGTTTGCGGCGGTGTGTCCCGAAATGCCGTGGGACATCTCGAGTTCCCCATCGGCGGGAACGTCTATCAACACGGGCTCTCCTGCGCGTGGCTTCTGATTACAAACAGCTCGCTCGTCTTGCACGTCAACTTCACTCGTTTCAATCTCGAACAGTCGACCGATTGTAAATACGATTTCCTGCAG ATACACGATGGCAGGAACGCTGGTAGCCAAATGCTAGGCAGATTCTGTGGCAACACTCTGCCCCAGAACGGAAGCATCGTATCCTCACATAATGCTCTGTACTTGTGGTTCCATTCGGATAGCAGCATATCCCACGACGGGTTCGCTTTCCAGTGGGAAAGCGTGGAACCCATCTGCGGAGGTACCCTGACGGACGATTACGGCACGATCAGCTCCCCCGGATCGCCCGGGCGATATCCACCCAACAGAGATTGCTATTGGACGATCACGGTTCGACGCACGAAAAGAATACAGTTCCACTTTGGCCAGCTGATGATCGAGGAGCATCCCACGTGCGAGAGCGACTACCTCGAG ATCACTGGCGAAGACCACGAAAGATTGGGCCTCTACTGCAATCACACACGCCCAGCACCTCTCATCGTCCCAGGCTCAGGAGCGGTGCTCCATTTCCATTCCGACAGCGCTGGCCAGGATGCTGGCTTCAATATTCACTATTCTGTGATCGAGG GGACACCGGGCTGCAGCGGAGTGTTCACCGCTTCTTCTGGTACAATCAGGCCACCGATGCAGTCGACTTCGTATCGCCCAAACATGGAGTGCGAATGGAGGATACAAATGCCCATAGGGGAACGGATACAGATAAGCTGGTCGCAGTTCGAGCTCGAGGAAGCTTCTAACTGTCGACGCGATTTCGTCGCG ATTTACGACGGCGGTACCATGGACTCCCCACTGCTGGGAAGGTACTGCGGCTCAACGATCCCACCCACGATCAAATCGAATACGAACGTGTTGCTGGTGATCTTCAAGACCGACTTCACAGTCCAGTTGGACGGTTTCACCCTCCGTTACAACATTCTCTGTGGTGGTACATTCACCGaggattcggctattttccattCGCCGATGTACCCGAACCTGTACCAGAACTACAGAACGTGCATATACGAGATAGCGCAACCTGTAGGAAAAAGGATCGTGTTGAACATGATGGACATGGATATCGAGGGACTGGACATATCTAATTGCTTCTTCGACCACCTAGAGATCTTCGACGGGGACAGCGAGAATGCAACCAAACTCGCGACACTTTGCGGCGACGTCTCCTTCATGCCCATAGAGCCATTCTACTCGACCTACAATTACATGTTCCTGAAATTCACGTCAGACATGTCCTTCCAGGGCAGGGGCTTCAAGGCGAACTACACGACGATGCAGAACA AGTGCGGTGGCCTGTACAAGACGCCCACTGGGACGATTCAATCTCCCAGCGTAGATGGAACCTACGACAACGACCTGAACTGTCTGTGGACGATACAGGCGCAACCAGGATACGTGGTGCAACTCGCCTTCATGACGTTCGACTTGGAGCATAGCACTAATTGTCGCCACGACCAGCTCAAAGTCTACGAGAACTACACGTCGTCCAGTTCGGACCTGCTAGGCAG CTTCTGCGGCACGAAGCTTCCGCCGATATTAATGACAGAAGGGCGTACGATGTCCATCGCTTTCCACACGGACTCGTCGATAGTCCGTGCTGGATTCATCGCTTCCTATCTGTTCATCGACGCCTCGAAGGTGTGCGGTGGCCATTTCGTGAAATTAAACGGAGTTATCAGGTCGCCTGGTTATCCAGCTCGTTACCCAGGTAGAAGGGAGTGCGTGTGGGTGATCGAGGCGCCCAATAGACAGAGGGTCGTCCTCAACGTGAAGCATTTCGAAATGGAGTCCCACCATTCTTGCACATTCGACTACTTGGAGATTAG AAACGGTGGCTACGAGATATCCCCCTTGATCGGCAAGTTCTGCGGAACGGAAATCCCTACTGAAATTATAAGCGAGACCAATATGCTCTACGTGAAGTTCGTCTCTGATCACACGAGATCGTATACTGGGTTCGACATAGATTGGGACAGCACGACGTCAG GCTGCGGCGGAATTCTGAACGGTGTTAATGGCGATATAATGTCGCCGAATTACCCGCAGCCGTACATGCATCAATCGGACTGTTATTGGAAGATCACGGTAGCGGAGGGTAGCTTGATACGATTGCTAATAGTCGACCTCGATCTCGAGCAACACTCCACGTGCAGGTTCGACTACATCGAGATATCCGAGGGGATCCATCGCAGGAACAGAAACAGATACTGCAGCAGCCCTTACCCTAAAGTCATCGAGGCGAAGGCTAATATGGTGACTGTTCAGTTCCGCAGCGACTTTACGAATTCCGGGCGCGGCTTCCATCTCAAGTATGAAACAC TATGCCAGAACACTCTCCACGGTTTCTACGGGGTGCTCGAGTCGCCGAATTTCCCTAATAAGTACGAGCACAATCTGAACTGCAGCTGGAAAATCGAAGCGCCCCTCGGTAACAAGATCAACTTGACGTTCTCGCACTTCGATATGGAGGGGACCAACTCGCAAAACAGATGCGTGTACGATTACCTGGAGGTGAaggagggcgaggacgacgctTCGAACACGGAGCTCGCGAGGCTTTGCAGCTCTGACACGCTTCCGCCCAAGATTCATTCCTCGCAGCACCAAGTGTTCGTGAAATTCGTCACGGACACTATGGTCGCTTCCACTGGCTTCCGGTTGGAGTGGCTGGTCGACGGTTGCGGCGGCCACCTGACGAGGCCCTTCGACTCGTTCACGTCGCCCGGATATCCGTCCGCGTATCCAACGGACATCGAGTGCGAATGGCTGATCGAGATCGATTACACGCACAGCATCGAGCTGACCATTCACGAC ATCAATACGGAGAAGCAGAAGGGCTGCTACTTCGACAAGCTACAAATCTTcaacggcgaggacgaggacgcgttGAAATTGGTGGACATTTGCTACTCGGAGAGGCCAGTGGTGTACACCAGCTTCGGGAACAAGATGTTCCTGAAATTCCATTCGGACTTATCGTACGCGGCGCGCGGCTTCAACATCAGCTACAGAAGCGTCCCTATCACTTGCGGCGGTCTATTCACGTCCGACAGCGGGATCATCCATTCGCCCAACTATCCTCAGAATTATCCGCACAAGCAGGCCTGCGAGTGGCTGCTGCAGGTGGACAAGAACTTCGTCGTGAACATCACCTTCTTGGACTTCGACGTGGAGAACACCGAAAATTGCACCGACGATCGTGTCCTC ATATACGATGGACCAACGACGGACTCGCCATTGATAGCGACACGTTGTGGAAACGTGTTGCCACCTTCCTACCTTTCCACCGGCAACCAGATGCTGATCGTGATGAGGACCGACGGTATACTGTCAGCGAAAGGATTCAAGGCAAGGTACTATAAAAGCTGTGGCGCTCGTATAATCGTGAAGGATCAAGGGTACGTGACCCCAGTCACGAGCTACACTTCGGACTCGATGGACGACGATGTGAACTGCACGTGGATATTGATCGCGGAGGATCCAG CGGATCACATTACCGCGACTTTCACTCACATGGAAGTGAACGTTGACGAGTATAACAGTTTCGACGAAGATGACTGCAGTTGGAGCTATTTAGAGGTGCACGAAGGGCAGAGCTTGGATGGCCCCTCTCTTGGGAAATGGTGCGATAACGTTGTACCGCTGCCGGTAACGAGTACCGGAAATGCACTCACGGTGCATTTGTACGCACAGTGGGACTTCCAAGGGCACTTCGCCATCACATATTCCGTCCTAAATTCAG CGTGCGGAGGGACCTACACGTCGTATCAGGGGAAGATCGCCTCCCCGGGCTACCCGAACAGTTACCCGTTAAACGCCGAGTGCGTTTGGATATTGAACAACTCGCCGGGGAACAAGCTGCGGCTGACATTCTCCGAGTTCGACATCCAGCAGAGCGATAACTGCGATCTCGATTACCTGGAGATACGCGAGGACAGCGGGATCGGGAAATTGATCAGCGTCTCTTGCGGGACCAGCGTCGAGCCCGTCAGATCCTCGTCGAAATTGTGGATCAAGTTCAAGAGCGACGGTCACGGGGTGGCGAAAGGCTTCGTCGGCCAGTACACCTTCGAGGGTGGGAACGAGCTTACCGGGCCCACCGGGCGAATCACTTCCCCCCTTTATCCACTGCCCTACAGGCGAAGGGACACCACCTCGTGGCGTATCACCGTGGACTTCCGATGGCTGATTCGAATCGATATTACGGACATGTTTGTAGAGAATTCCAGCCCAGTGTGTTTCTCCAGCTTGAGT ATATACGATGGTTACAACAACGAGGGTCCGCGTTTACTAGAGGCCTGCAACCTGGATAATCCTGAGCCCGTTACAACCACCGGCAACGTGGCTTACATCGAATTCGCGAATGAGATCCTCCGACAGGGTAGCTGGTTCGACCTCACGTGGCTTCAAGTACCCAGGGACGTGGGGGGCATTGATGTCGACGAGAAAT TGTCGGACTGCGTTGAAGAAGTGAGCCTGACGAGCGGTCGCCAGTACACGCACGACTTCACTTCACCTGGCTGGCCACACGGTTACGGGGACAATCTTAAGTGCACCTGGGTTTTCACCTCCACGCCAGGAACTCACCTGGTCCTGCGAATACTCGTCATGGATTTGGAAGAGACCACTGGCTGCTTCGCGGATTCTCTTACCGTCTACGATGGCAACGCTCTCCAGTCCACCAACAACGCCAAACTGCTGGAGAAGCTGTGTTTAGCGAACAGCACGTCGACTTGGGTGAAGGCTAGCAACGTGATGACGGTGAAGTTCGAAACGGACAGCTATCTGAACAAGACCGGCTTCAGCGCTTATGTCTTTCGAG ATTGCGGCGGTAAGCTGGGAGGTCCGAACGGTGTGATCGAGATCAACAACTCGACCACGATCAGAGCTGTACCCTCCTGGCAGTATTCTTGCGAATGGACCATCGAGGTAAAGCCTGGACGAACGATAGAGGTGACGTTCTTGCAACTATCGATACAGCAGGGTCCGCTTGGAACGTGCACTAAGAACTACTTGATG CTGAAGAATGGTGGTGACGTGGAATCTCCTTTACTCGGCAATGGAAAGTACTGCGGGCAAGAGCTGCCCGCGCCCTTAAAAACCACTGGAAATCGTCTTTACGTGAAGCTGTCTGGTGTTAAACCCAGCatcgatataaaattggaaTACAG GGAGGTGAGCATGAAGTGCGGGGGCGACTACGTGCTGACAGGCAAGGAACTGGAGATAAGCTCGCCAAATTATCCGAACATACCACCACCTTTCACCGAGTGCACGTGGAAAATAATGGCCGCGAGCAAGGAGAGGATATCCATCCACTTCGTCGAGAGATTCGACCTGAGTTCCTCTGTCAA TTGCGAAAGGGAATATGTGGAAGTAAGGGACGGCGGAACGTCCAGCTCGAAGCTGCTGGGAAGATTCTGCAGGGACGTCGCACCCAGCAGCATGGCGAGTACTGGGAGCATGATGTACGTCAACTTCTACACAGACCTTTCCGAGCCGCAAAATGGCTTCAAAGCTAAGCTGACTGTCGGAG AAGTCTGCGGTGGAATCCTAAGAGGCTACAGCGGAGTTATAAGTTCGCCAAATTACCCGTTCTTTTACCCGAAGAATCAGACCTGCGTCTGGTGGATAATTGCGCCGACGGATCACACGTTGAAGATCGAGTTCCGCGACATACACCTGCCTGGCTTCAGGGTCTGCAGGAACACAGATCATGTGCAAATCAGCGAGAAGACTCCAGAGAACGACACAC GTATCGATATTGGGGTCTACTGTGGGCTAATGAAACCCGAAATCATCGAGACATTGTCCAATGAGGCTGTAGTGACGTTCAAGAGCGACAACTTCGACTACACCACCTACAGGGGATTCAGTTTGAACTACACGTCTAGCATAGAAG TTTGTGGAGGTGAACTGACTGCGTTGTACGGTACAATCAAGTCAAACGGATATCCGAACATCGCGACACGTGCTAG ATATTGCGATTGGAGAATCAAATTGCCCAGGGGCTTCCAGGTGGTCGTGGATATATTAGACTTGGATATCGCATCCTACGCGGAACCCACGCGATTGAGCTACTCTCTATCG TTCTATAACGATTTCCGTTTCAAATCGAGAATAAAACTGATACGGCACAACGACACCATACAGCAAGTTAGAAGCTCCAGTAACACCATGATGATCGGCTACTCGTCGGCACCTGGGTTCCATGGCTTCAAACTGCGCTACAGCGCTGTTGCACCAGCTC CTTGCGGAGGGATCATAAGGGAAGTTAGGGGTAACCTGTCGGCACCAACAGCCCGACCTTTCAACGAGTCGTCCTACTTCTGCTCGTGGAGCATGGAAGCGCCCGAAAGTATGACGAACAATGAGAACAGCACCGGAGTGACGTTGTCGATAAGGGTGATTGGTAACGTGGGTGGAACAGCGAAGTACTCTTTCTCCAGGTTCTGCTACAGTTACCAATACATTTCCCTGACAG ACACTACACCGCTCTGCGGAAACTTCACGGAGCCGACGTACCTGAGGAGTTCGAAACCCGTCAACGAATTAACG GTTGTGAACGGCACATACGGGAAATTGATGAACTTCAAAATCGAGTACCAATGGCAACCCTGCGGAGGTATCCTCGAAGGATTGTCGCACGTCATAAGTGCGCCGAAGAACATATCCTACCCGATGAACTGCATCTGGCGTATCAATTACCCAGACACTGAGGAGATAACATTGTACTTCACCAAGATGAATATGAGCAGCTGCGACAGGAACTACATCACCATCAA aCGTGGCAGTCTAATGCAGCTGCAGTTACACAAATTTTGTGAAAGCTCGAAGCCCTCCAACATCACCACCTTCTCGAATGTACTATGGGTCGAGTACTTCGCCGAAGATCCGAACGATTTCGAGTTCGTCATAGAGCCTGCGAACCACGGCTGCGGGGGCGCTCTGCGCGGAAACAGCAGGGAGATCTCCTCGCCCCA GTTCCCCGGCATGTATCCCAACAACTCGGAATGCTCCTGGGAAATAACTGCGGACAACGGTTTTCACGTGGGGCTGATCTTCGTTGATCGTTTCAACTTGGAAACTAGCGCGGAGTGTAAGAACGATTACGTGCAG GTGTTCGATTGGATGAACGAAACGGAAGGTTATAGGTGGCAGAGTCTCGGCAAGGTCTGCGGTAGGATTACGCCGAAACCGTTTAATTCGACCAGCAATCGCATGAAGGTAATCTTCCGCTCTAACGAGGCGATCCAGGCGGAGGGTTTCAAGGCCCTGTGGAACGAGAACTGTGGCGGCATCTTCGAGGCAACCAAAAACCAGAAGGTCATACAGTCACCGTCGTACCCGAATCTGTATCGAGCCAACTTATTCTGCAACTACACCATAATCGCCCCCGAGCAGGACATTATCGTTGAGTTCATGACGTTCCAGCTTGAACGAA GTCGCAGAGACTGCAGCTTCGACAACCTAACGATCGTGGCGGGAAACATATACGGAACAGAAGAGAACACGTATTGCGGTGAAAACAAGCCGCCCATGCTGAAGTCATTGAGCAAGGTGGAGATAATCTTCAAAACCGACAAGTACATCCAGCGAAGCGGCTTCGTGTTCAAATACCATCTTACCA ACTGCGGTGGAACGATTACATCCCCCGGAGAGATCCAGCCACCGATGAGCGAAGACAAGTATTTCGGAGGCATGACCTGCACTTGGATCCTCCGAGCACCTTCGGATAAAACCGTCGTCATTCGTTTCGACTATTTCGTACTGGAGTACAGCTCCAG CTGCATGTTCGATAACGTCGAGGTTTACGATGGTGGAAGCATCCAAGATGAAAATAGGCTGGCCATGTTGTGTGGAAACCTGACGGAGCACTTGCCTGTCTTCAAGTCCCGGAACAATTCCATGGTGCTTCACTTTCACGCGGACGACAGTCGCCACTATGACGGCTTTAAAGCGAAG GTACTGTTCGTAAAGAGCGTCGAGGCAGGTTGCGGGGGCGACATTAAATTGTCCTCAGCCATGCCTCAACCATTCAGGACACAGATAGGCTCCACTTACGACAGCCTGGAGGACTGCCACTGGACCGTACTGGGATCGCCAGGGAAGAACATCAAGTTCACTATCAACAGCATGGACATTAggaatgctactaataagacaGGCAGCGATGATAAGTGTACCGGTGATTATCTAGAG GTTCGCGACGGTGCTGGCCCCTTCACTGAACTTCTTGGCAGATATTGCGGTATGCAAACACCACCCTCTATAATGTCTTCTACGAACACACTGTGGATACGATTCTTCAGCGACGGCACAGTGGAAGGTGCTGGAGTCAGTGGAACGTTGGAAACCGTGGATG GATTATGCGGTATTGCTCCCGGAATAACGAACAACACGAAGCACGTACTCACTTCCCCGAATTACCCCAACCCTTTCGGACCGGGCACGAGGTGCCGATGGTTATTACAATCGAACGCGTCCCACATCGGGAGACTGAGGATACAGTTCGTGGACTTCGACTTGGCCGAGTCAGAGAGGTGCAACAAGGACTATCTCCAAATTACAGATACACAG AACCGGAAGTACATCGACCAGGGCTTTGGTCAGAGCTTCGTTTGGGGTGGCAGCGATCAGAATATGCAGTACATG GACAGCTCGGCACTCATGACGACTTACACGTACTGTGGCCACGAACTGCCTCACGATTTCTACAG TTACAGTACCGAAATCGAGTTGACGTTCCAAGGGAATAGTGCCGGAAAGAAGGGCTTCAAGCTCGAATATACCAGCGCGTCCTGCGATCGAAATTATACCGCGGAGCAGGGTCAAATCGTGCACGAAAGCATCGAGAATTGCTGGGTCACGATCACAGCGCCGAAGAATCACACCATTTCTTTGTACTTCAACAGGTTCATGCTCTACGACCCCAGCGAGTGCACGAAGTCCTCCTTGCAG GTTTATGAAGGTGACTTCAACACCAAGCTTCTGGCAACTTTGTGCGGCACGGCGACACCGAATCCTATTTTCAGTACCGGCAACAAGCTGAGCTTACGTTCCTGGTCCGAGTGGCACAGTGTCTTCGATTACTACGACATCACGTATACGACCACGGATGAAG GTCGCGGCTGCGGAGGTCGATTGTACAATTATGGCGGATCGTTCTCGTCACCCCTTTACCCGAACGAATATCGCAACGATACGGTTTGCTCGTGGGATATCAGCGTGCCGAATGGCTTGGTAATCTCCCTGGAGTTCACTGTGTTCGACATTGGTGCCAGTAACCACTGCGAGTCCAACACCGTAAAGATTTTCGAAGTGACGTCTACCGGAGACCAGATTATAAGCAACACTTATTGCAGAGGG GACGAACCGGCACCATTTCAATCGACTAATCGCCGAATTATCGTCACCTACACTTCGTCGATGAATAACGTTGGGACCGGTTGGCTTGCGACGTTTAAGGCACAAACTCCTTAA